The DNA segment CCGCAGACCCGACGCGCGCACCACCGCCTGCACCTCCTCGGGGCTCATTTCCCGCAGGGCGCGCTCGGCGGCGCGGTAGCCCCCGGCGCGCTCGTAGGCGGTCAGGTCCGGCGGCTCTCCGCCGGGCCGAATCCGGGCGGTCAGCGGCGTTTCGGTCACGGCCCGTTCCCCCCGCCCGCCAGAAGGCCGTCCACCGCCTCTTCGGTCAGATCCGTGCGAAGTTCTTCCCCGTCCAGGAGCGCGGGGGCGCGGTCGCAACAGCCCAGGCAGGCCACCGGCAGGAGCGTGAAGCGCCCGTCCGGCGTGGTTTCCCCGAGGCGCACGCCGAGGTTCGTCTCCAGGCGTTCCCGGAGGCGGTCGGCCCCGAGCATCCAGCACACGACGCTGTCGCAGAGCAGAAGGACCCGGCGTCCGACCGGGCGCCGGAACAGGAGGCTGTAACACGTCGCCACCGCGTCCAGCTCGTGATGCGACATCCCCAGGAGGTCCGCGACCTCGCGGAGTTCGGCGTCGGGAACCCAGCCGCGGGACTTCCGCACGATCTTGAGCGCCTCGATTCCCGCGGCCCGGCGGGTCGGAGCGCGGGCCGCCTCCCGCTCGATCTCCGCGCGCTCTTCGGGCGTCAGGCTCATCGATCCACCTCTCCCAGGACGAAATCGATGCTGCCGAGGATGGACAAAAGATCGCTCACGAGATGGCCCCGGCTGATGTGGGGCACCATCTGGATGTGCGGGAACGAGGGCATGCGGGAGCGGACGCGGTAGGGAAGGGGCGATCCGTCGCTGATGAGGTAATAGCTCTGGATCCCCTTGCTCCCCTCGGTGGGCCGGGCGGCCTCTCCCGGCGGGACGACGGGCCCCCAGCTCACGTTCAGAAAGTGGGCGATCAGGGTTTCGATGTCGCGCAGCGTCCGTTCCTTGGGGGGCGGGCAGGCGAGCGCGTGGTCCGCCATCGTCGGCCCCGGAGGCAGGTCGCGCAGGCACTGCTCGACGATGCGCAGGCTCTGGCGCATCTCCTCCACGCGGACGAGCGCGCGGTCGTACCCGTCCCCGCGAGAGGCCACGGGGATCTCGAAGTCGTAGCGCTCGTAGCCGGAGTACGGGCGCCGCCGGCGCAGGTCCCACGCCAGTCCGCAGGCCCGCAGGCCCGGGCCGGTCACGCCCCACTCCACCGCCTCCTCCAGGCGGTACGCTCCGATGCCGCGGGTGCGCGCCTGAAAGATCCGGTTGCCCAGGACCATGGCGTCGTACTCCCGCAGGCGGGTGGGCATCCGGCGGACGAAGTCGCGCACCCGGTCCGTCCATCCCTCGGGCACGTCCTGCGCGACGCCTCCGATCCGGAACCACACGGGATGCATGCGCGCCCCGCAGAGGCCCTCGACCAGATCGAAAATCTCCTCCCGGTCCGTGAACATGTAGAAAACGGGCGAAAGCTGCCCCACGTCCTGCGCGAAGGTTCCGTACCAGACGAGATGGCTCGCGATGCGGAAGAGCTCCGCCGCCAGAACCCGCAGGACCTGCGCGCGCTCCGGCACCTCGATCCCGGCCAGGCGCTCGACCGCCAGGACGTACGGAAACTCGTTGAGGACGCCCGCCAGGTAATCCACCCGGTCCGTGTAGGGCAGAAACGTGTGCCACGACTGACGCTCCCCCATCTTCTCCACGGCGCGGTGGTGAAAACCGATGTCGGGCACGATGTCGAGGATCTCCTCGCCGTCGAGCTGGAGGACCAGCCGGAGCACTCCATGAGCTCCCGGATGCTGCGGCCCGAGGTTGAGGAAGAGAAACTCCGTCTCGCCGCGGCCGGCGGCCAGCCCCCATTCCTCGGGCCGGAAGCGCAGCGCCTCCTCGTCCTCCCGGCGCCGCGCCTCGTCCAGCGAGAAGGGCGGAAGCT comes from the Planctomycetota bacterium genome and includes:
- the nuoC gene encoding NADH-quinone oxidoreductase subunit C/D, producing MLESLRARFGPDAFSLQETQDGILTLWVPPARIREALAFLKRGVERPYPMLFDLTAVDERARRNRPSPAASDFTIVYHLVSFERNEDLRLKVPLQGTFPSVPSVADLWPSASWYEREVWDMFGIRFEGHPHLRRLLMPRTWSGHPLRKEHPARATELPPFSLDEARRREDEEALRFRPEEWGLAAGRGETEFLFLNLGPQHPGAHGVLRLVLQLDGEEILDIVPDIGFHHRAVEKMGERQSWHTFLPYTDRVDYLAGVLNEFPYVLAVERLAGIEVPERAQVLRVLAAELFRIASHLVWYGTFAQDVGQLSPVFYMFTDREEIFDLVEGLCGARMHPVWFRIGGVAQDVPEGWTDRVRDFVRRMPTRLREYDAMVLGNRIFQARTRGIGAYRLEEAVEWGVTGPGLRACGLAWDLRRRRPYSGYERYDFEIPVASRGDGYDRALVRVEEMRQSLRIVEQCLRDLPPGPTMADHALACPPPKERTLRDIETLIAHFLNVSWGPVVPPGEAARPTEGSKGIQSYYLISDGSPLPYRVRSRMPSFPHIQMVPHISRGHLVSDLLSILGSIDFVLGEVDR
- the nuoE gene encoding NADH-quinone oxidoreductase subunit NuoE, with translation MSLTPEERAEIEREAARAPTRRAAGIEALKIVRKSRGWVPDAELREVADLLGMSHHELDAVATCYSLLFRRPVGRRVLLLCDSVVCWMLGADRLRERLETNLGVRLGETTPDGRFTLLPVACLGCCDRAPALLDGEELRTDLTEEAVDGLLAGGGNGP